Proteins encoded by one window of Swingsia samuiensis:
- the cysE gene encoding serine O-acetyltransferase, with amino-acid sequence MSLSLHSDTFWNTLKSQACSCHDPLIQDVFATNIGDHPTFSSALASLMGTKLTDRAISATSITRLVTDILTKNPHVAEAAAEDILAIYDRDPACPDLVTPFLFFKGWQALQAYRVAHSLWHHNRRQLAYHIQSRMNELFSIDIHPAAQIGKRISLDHGTGIVIGETCIIEDDVSLFQGVTLGGTGKLSGERHPILRQGAMVGAGAKVLGRLTVGKKARIGAGSVILSDVPDGATAVGNPARIILPNENNKERIDI; translated from the coding sequence ATGAGTCTTTCCCTACACTCCGATACTTTCTGGAACACCTTAAAATCTCAAGCATGCAGCTGCCACGACCCACTGATACAGGATGTTTTTGCTACCAATATTGGAGATCATCCTACTTTTTCGTCTGCCCTTGCCTCTCTCATGGGGACAAAACTCACGGATAGAGCCATATCTGCAACATCTATCACACGGTTGGTTACAGATATATTAACAAAAAATCCGCATGTCGCAGAAGCAGCAGCTGAAGATATTCTAGCCATCTATGACCGAGACCCAGCATGCCCTGATCTCGTCACACCATTTCTTTTTTTTAAAGGTTGGCAGGCTTTACAGGCCTATCGTGTGGCCCATTCACTATGGCATCATAACAGGCGGCAGCTCGCATACCACATTCAAAGCCGCATGAATGAGCTTTTTTCAATTGATATCCACCCGGCAGCTCAAATCGGCAAGCGTATTAGTCTTGATCACGGAACAGGTATTGTTATTGGTGAAACATGCATCATTGAAGATGATGTTTCTCTCTTCCAAGGCGTAACGCTTGGAGGAACGGGTAAACTATCCGGGGAGAGGCACCCGATTTTACGTCAAGGCGCTATGGTTGGCGCAGGGGCAAAAGTGTTGGGCCGACTGACAGTCGGTAAAAAAGCACGAATTGGTGCAGGTTCTGTTATTTTATCAGATGTGCCCGATGGGGCTACGGCAGTTGGAAATCCAGCCAGAATTATCCTGCCGAATGAAAATAACAAAGAAAGAATTGACATATAA
- a CDS encoding UbiH/UbiF/VisC/COQ6 family ubiquinone biosynthesis hydroxylase has protein sequence MSAMKTTHYDLCINGAGPVGATLACRLAAAGIRVLLVDKAALPVMEDPSLDGRAYAISEGSKRLLVAAGIWDNLPASPQGIREIRVSDGRPHEAASPLFLHFESEDAPQGQNFGWMVEARDLRLAINTTLHHYKTLDIHAPDMGEFTFHPDHVAIHLKSGKTATAQLVVAAEGRRSPLRDQARIGITKIPYNQFGIVATIAHERPHDGVALEHFLPEGPFARLPMPGTPEHPHRSAIVWAEGTGRAHRFYDLPDHIFAREIRARMGDEDLGEITPIGRRWVYPLSAQYAQTYISHRLALAGDSAHGIHPIAGQGLNIGFRDIAVLSNILIQAHTQHKDFGDKTLLTQYQRQTRPSNMAMLAATDTLERLFGNDNPILRRIRDLGIAGVHRLPPLRRAFVKRAMGL, from the coding sequence ATGAGCGCGATGAAAACGACACACTATGATCTATGCATCAATGGAGCCGGGCCTGTTGGTGCTACTCTTGCATGCCGACTTGCGGCAGCTGGAATACGCGTTCTCCTCGTCGATAAAGCTGCACTCCCTGTTATGGAAGACCCTTCCCTCGATGGGCGCGCTTATGCTATTTCAGAAGGGTCTAAAAGACTTCTTGTCGCTGCGGGTATATGGGATAACTTACCAGCCTCACCCCAAGGGATCCGTGAAATCAGAGTTTCGGATGGGCGCCCTCATGAAGCAGCGTCCCCCCTCTTTCTTCATTTTGAATCTGAAGATGCTCCACAAGGACAGAACTTTGGTTGGATGGTAGAAGCACGTGATCTACGGCTTGCTATCAACACCACCCTTCACCACTATAAAACACTCGATATTCACGCGCCTGATATGGGAGAATTTACTTTCCACCCGGATCATGTCGCCATTCATCTTAAATCAGGAAAAACCGCAACGGCCCAGCTCGTCGTGGCGGCTGAAGGCCGTCGCTCGCCCTTACGCGACCAAGCCAGAATTGGTATTACCAAAATCCCTTATAATCAATTTGGAATCGTCGCTACTATCGCGCATGAGCGCCCCCATGACGGCGTAGCACTTGAACATTTCCTTCCAGAAGGTCCTTTCGCTCGCCTCCCTATGCCGGGAACACCAGAACACCCACATCGCTCTGCTATTGTTTGGGCCGAAGGAACCGGCAGGGCGCATCGCTTTTATGACCTTCCTGACCATATTTTTGCCCGTGAAATCCGCGCACGCATGGGCGATGAAGATTTAGGCGAAATCACCCCTATTGGAAGACGGTGGGTTTATCCTCTCTCAGCCCAATATGCTCAAACCTACATCTCCCACCGTCTTGCTCTAGCAGGAGATTCTGCGCACGGCATACACCCTATTGCCGGACAAGGACTGAATATTGGCTTTAGAGATATCGCCGTTTTGTCCAACATTCTGATCCAAGCACACACTCAGCACAAAGATTTTGGAGATAAAACGCTCCTTACTCAGTATCAACGTCAAACACGGCCATCCAATATGGCTATGTTAGCCGCAACAGATACTCTTGAACGCCTGTTTGGAAACGATAACCCTATCCTACGTCGTATTCGCGATCTCGGAATAGCCGGTGTACATCGCCTTCCACCTCTCCGCCGTGCCTTTGTAAAACGAGCTATGGGTCTATGA
- a CDS encoding mechanosensitive ion channel family protein, which translates to MPDKYYVRKTVSGMSNYFSWLPAPLGSIIIILIAALIAQLFSRVITASLLRLPWMRKIQWIHGIVERLEWNIRYFLMLLAAMIVLPATNGFEHSTEQFLEHLLACFFILNVGFSIIRIFHFMTDKYLTKLTFQDNIDNITVRSHQTQIRVLRRLAEISFGVFTVAAGLMTFNAVQQFGISLFASAGAASLVVGLSAKPAISNLIAGIQIAITQPIRMEDMLILNGDWVYVEEINATYVVLRTWDRRRYIVPITYFLENPFQNWTHSSPALTGSVFLWLDYRTPVAKVREMYFEELAKCSQWDGDKKATGFQVVDSDMNVIKLRMIAGAINADEMWDLCCNVRERMLQRIQAELPECLPRGRTAIVPDAPQEPAWPEALMSPPINRPAPGVSYNGPDIPSKPTETQS; encoded by the coding sequence ATGCCAGATAAATATTATGTCAGAAAGACCGTTTCTGGGATGTCAAATTATTTTAGTTGGCTTCCTGCTCCGTTGGGGTCAATTATAATTATCCTAATTGCGGCTTTAATCGCGCAGTTATTTAGCCGTGTTATTACGGCAAGCTTACTGAGACTCCCATGGATGCGCAAAATCCAGTGGATTCATGGGATAGTCGAACGGCTTGAATGGAATATCCGTTATTTTTTAATGTTATTGGCAGCAATGATTGTTCTGCCTGCAACGAATGGCTTCGAACATAGTACGGAGCAATTCTTAGAACATCTTCTTGCATGCTTTTTCATATTAAATGTTGGGTTCAGTATAATCCGCATTTTTCATTTCATGACGGATAAATATTTAACGAAGCTGACTTTCCAAGATAATATTGATAATATTACGGTTCGTTCTCACCAAACACAGATCCGGGTTCTGCGCCGTCTGGCAGAAATTTCGTTTGGTGTTTTCACGGTTGCCGCCGGGCTGATGACCTTTAATGCGGTTCAGCAGTTCGGGATTTCGCTTTTTGCCTCAGCGGGTGCTGCTTCGCTGGTGGTTGGTTTGTCTGCAAAGCCTGCTATTTCGAATTTGATTGCGGGGATTCAAATCGCGATTACACAACCTATCCGTATGGAAGATATGCTCATCTTGAATGGGGATTGGGTATATGTTGAAGAAATTAATGCAACATATGTTGTGTTGAGAACATGGGATAGACGCCGTTATATTGTGCCGATTACGTACTTCCTTGAAAACCCGTTTCAAAATTGGACGCACAGTTCTCCCGCTCTAACCGGATCAGTTTTTTTGTGGCTTGATTACAGAACGCCTGTAGCCAAGGTTAGAGAGATGTATTTTGAGGAACTGGCTAAGTGTTCGCAATGGGATGGTGACAAGAAGGCAACGGGGTTTCAGGTCGTTGATAGCGACATGAATGTCATCAAACTTCGTATGATTGCAGGTGCGATTAATGCGGATGAAATGTGGGATTTGTGTTGTAATGTGAGAGAGAGGATGTTGCAGCGGATACAGGCAGAGCTTCCTGAATGTCTTCCACGTGGCCGTACTGCGATTGTACCAGATGCACCACAAGAACCCGCTTGGCCTGAAGCTTTGATGTCTCCTCCTATTAATCGTCCGGCTCCGGGGGTGAGTTATAATGGGCCGGATATTCCGTCCAAACCGACGGAGACTCAGTCCTAA
- a CDS encoding P-II family nitrogen regulator — MKLITAIIKPFKLDDVREALTPLGVQGLTVTEVKGFGRQKGQTEIYRGAEYRVSFIPKIKIEVVVGDAIADEVIETIMNSARTGKIGDGKIMVSNLDQLIRIRTGETGEGAL; from the coding sequence GTGAAACTCATTACTGCTATTATAAAACCTTTTAAGCTGGATGATGTCCGAGAAGCTCTGACCCCTTTAGGTGTGCAAGGTTTGACTGTAACCGAAGTGAAAGGCTTTGGTCGTCAGAAAGGTCAAACAGAGATTTATCGAGGGGCTGAATATCGTGTCAGCTTTATTCCTAAAATAAAAATTGAAGTCGTGGTTGGGGATGCAATTGCTGATGAAGTGATTGAAACAATTATGAATTCAGCACGGACCGGTAAAATCGGAGACGGCAAGATCATGGTTTCTAATCTGGACCAACTTATTCGTATCCGCACAGGAGAGACAGGAGAAGGGGCGTTATGA
- a CDS encoding ammonium transporter → MKRYSLLGLLFGVGAPLSAIAADKPAPIDTGDTAWMLVSTALVLMMTIPGLALFYGGMVRKKNVLATLIQSFAICCIVSLLWMGVGYSLAFSNGNQWIGDLSRAFLNGVAANFHKGVDSAFTLGAGTSAAVPMTIPESVYIMYQMTFAIITPALIAGAFAERMKFSSMCVFTVLWVLFVYAPIAHWVWSPTGWVAALGAVDFAGGTVVHINSGVAGLVCALVLGKRRGVGTDDLAPFNLTYAIVGASLLWVGWFGFNAGSALGANGRAGMAMLTTQLAAAMGGLAWMVMEWWRTGKPTALGIISGAVAGLVAITPAAGFVLPGGAVLIGLAAGVGCFWSSTWLKHKLGYDDSLDAFGVHGTGGIIGALLTGVLAFGPLSATDANPVGVVGSLPQLLSQTEAVGVTIVWCVVVTFVILKVLDLVMGLRVSAEEELEGLDMVLHGERIN, encoded by the coding sequence ATGAAGCGTTATTCTCTTTTGGGGCTTTTATTTGGTGTTGGTGCACCTTTAAGTGCCATTGCTGCGGATAAGCCAGCTCCTATTGATACGGGCGATACGGCTTGGATGCTTGTCAGTACAGCTCTGGTTTTGATGATGACCATTCCGGGGTTAGCTCTTTTCTATGGTGGGATGGTTCGTAAGAAAAACGTTCTTGCGACTTTAATCCAATCCTTTGCGATTTGTTGTATCGTGAGCCTTCTGTGGATGGGGGTTGGATATAGCCTTGCATTCTCAAATGGGAATCAATGGATAGGAGATTTATCGCGGGCTTTTCTAAATGGCGTTGCTGCGAATTTTCATAAGGGTGTAGATTCGGCGTTCACCTTAGGGGCGGGAACATCGGCCGCAGTACCGATGACCATTCCTGAGAGCGTCTACATTATGTATCAGATGACGTTTGCAATCATTACCCCAGCTTTGATTGCGGGTGCATTTGCTGAACGAATGAAGTTTTCTTCAATGTGCGTGTTTACGGTTTTATGGGTGCTGTTTGTTTATGCGCCTATCGCACATTGGGTATGGAGCCCAACAGGATGGGTTGCAGCTTTAGGCGCGGTTGATTTTGCAGGCGGTACGGTTGTTCATATTAATTCAGGCGTTGCAGGTTTGGTCTGTGCTCTTGTTTTGGGAAAACGCCGCGGTGTTGGAACAGATGATTTAGCTCCTTTCAATTTGACGTATGCTATCGTTGGGGCGTCTTTGCTTTGGGTCGGCTGGTTTGGGTTTAATGCGGGCTCTGCTCTTGGTGCAAATGGCCGGGCAGGAATGGCCATGTTGACGACACAACTTGCAGCCGCCATGGGCGGGTTAGCTTGGATGGTTATGGAATGGTGGCGGACAGGAAAGCCAACGGCATTAGGAATTATTTCGGGTGCTGTAGCAGGTCTCGTTGCCATTACACCAGCAGCGGGTTTTGTTTTGCCTGGAGGGGCAGTGCTTATTGGCTTGGCGGCTGGAGTGGGCTGCTTCTGGAGCTCCACATGGCTAAAACATAAGCTGGGTTATGATGACAGCTTGGACGCGTTTGGTGTCCATGGAACAGGGGGTATTATTGGTGCCTTACTGACAGGTGTTTTGGCTTTTGGCCCTTTATCCGCAACGGATGCGAACCCAGTTGGAGTGGTAGGGAGTTTGCCCCAATTACTCTCTCAAACTGAGGCTGTTGGCGTCACCATTGTGTGGTGTGTTGTTGTAACCTTTGTTATTTTGAAGGTTCTTGATTTGGTTATGGGACTACGTGTTTCAGCAGAAGAGGAACTTGAAGGGCTTGATATGGTTTTACATGGTGAACGTATCAATTAG
- a CDS encoding retroviral-like aspartic protease family protein, whose translation MTFAKIYNGFFVCACLLLTYTLLLGTHALAAPCTLKRAITLSIKDTGGYLSIPVKINGSEVSMIIDTGSQGSLMTPEGVHLLHLPTDPNHHTIMQGPNGTPRLVPNISIHNLSFGHLNLGPGSMPTGNLPGAPILHPPILGLLGADAIDGYDLEFNIPHHQLTFWKATPSSPACTIRPLWKGKWNTILARETDGRLMVPFILDGTRGIALLDSGARSHIINTAFTYRLGLNDELLALDPGGVSAGVDLHQRRYHWHRFHRFTMGGTVWLNPVLTVAPVHDQADMLLGSDWFSKHDIWLSYSSGQVFVQ comes from the coding sequence ATGACATTCGCAAAAATATATAATGGCTTCTTTGTATGTGCATGCCTCTTGCTCACCTATACCCTACTACTCGGCACACACGCCCTAGCAGCGCCATGTACCCTCAAACGTGCCATCACATTATCCATTAAGGATACGGGGGGATATTTAAGCATCCCTGTCAAAATTAATGGGTCTGAAGTATCCATGATTATTGATACTGGATCCCAAGGCAGCTTAATGACCCCTGAGGGTGTTCATTTATTACATCTTCCAACCGACCCTAATCATCACACCATCATGCAAGGCCCTAATGGAACTCCTCGCCTTGTCCCGAATATCAGCATTCATAATCTAAGCTTTGGCCATTTGAATTTAGGACCCGGATCTATGCCAACCGGTAACCTGCCTGGAGCCCCTATCCTTCACCCCCCGATCCTTGGGCTGTTAGGAGCTGATGCCATTGATGGATATGATCTGGAATTTAATATTCCACATCATCAACTCACCTTTTGGAAAGCCACACCCTCTTCTCCAGCTTGTACTATTCGCCCTTTGTGGAAAGGCAAGTGGAACACTATTCTTGCGCGCGAAACAGATGGCCGATTAATGGTGCCTTTCATTCTTGACGGCACTCGTGGCATTGCACTGCTTGATAGTGGAGCACGTTCTCATATTATCAATACGGCATTCACCTACCGCCTTGGATTAAATGATGAGCTGTTAGCGCTTGATCCGGGAGGGGTCTCTGCAGGGGTAGACTTACATCAACGTCGCTACCATTGGCATCGTTTCCACCGTTTTACGATGGGAGGCACGGTATGGCTCAACCCAGTTCTCACAGTTGCGCCAGTTCATGATCAAGCGGATATGCTTCTCGGTTCAGATTGGTTTTCCAAACACGATATCTGGTTGTCTTACAGTTCAGGACAGGTTTTTGTTCAATGA
- a CDS encoding tyrosine recombinase XerC, with amino-acid sequence MIAYDALREWINWLEHEKRSSPRTIEAYRHDLVLAISFFEKHFGNEVTLNTLKELSLADLRAWVAHETARGEKPTRRQSNNDARARSRARRVSALRSFYHFLGLKFNLSNPAPKLLSTPRLKKRLPRPLAREDAILAPEGIADDAITHKAAIRDKALFTLLYGTGLRIGEALSLNIRDLSQAGDHMLRVTGKGGKERLVPLLPAVLTALEAWQKSHPAPTPDAPLFCGARGGRLNPAVAQKAMREWRKGEGLPASATPHALRHSFATHMMESGADLRAIQELMGHASLSSTQIYTLADEKYLLDVWRKAHPRADKK; translated from the coding sequence ATGATTGCTTATGACGCTTTACGCGAATGGATCAACTGGTTGGAACATGAAAAACGCTCCAGTCCCAGAACAATCGAAGCTTATCGTCATGACCTTGTCCTCGCAATTTCGTTTTTTGAAAAACATTTTGGAAATGAAGTCACCCTCAATACTCTTAAAGAACTCTCTTTAGCCGATTTACGCGCATGGGTTGCCCATGAAACAGCCCGAGGGGAAAAACCAACACGCCGTCAAAGCAATAATGATGCGCGCGCACGTTCACGGGCACGCCGCGTTTCGGCATTACGCTCTTTTTATCACTTTCTGGGCTTAAAGTTTAATCTATCAAACCCAGCTCCCAAACTTCTTTCCACTCCTCGTTTAAAGAAAAGACTCCCTCGCCCCCTTGCTCGAGAAGATGCCATTCTAGCGCCCGAAGGCATTGCAGATGATGCCATAACGCATAAAGCTGCCATTCGGGATAAAGCCTTATTCACACTCCTCTACGGCACTGGCTTGCGAATTGGTGAAGCGCTCTCGCTTAATATTCGAGACTTAAGCCAAGCAGGCGATCACATGCTCCGCGTAACAGGAAAAGGGGGGAAAGAACGCTTAGTCCCTTTACTCCCCGCGGTTCTAACAGCTCTCGAAGCATGGCAAAAATCTCACCCCGCTCCCACACCTGATGCACCTCTTTTTTGTGGAGCCCGCGGAGGGCGGCTTAACCCCGCGGTTGCTCAAAAAGCCATGCGTGAATGGCGCAAAGGAGAAGGTCTACCTGCCTCTGCCACCCCTCATGCCTTACGGCACTCTTTTGCTACCCATATGATGGAATCTGGTGCTGACTTACGCGCCATCCAAGAGCTTATGGGACATGCCAGCCTGTCCTCCACACAGATTTATACACTTGCCGATGAAAAGTATTTGCTGGATGTATGGCGCAAAGCACATCCAAGGGCTGATAAAAAATGA
- a CDS encoding primosomal protein N': protein MTTHTLTNPKDNGKSSSGHRVSVLVPLPFPGPLDYLSHEALSPGELVAVPLGKREVVGCVWEATTHLPPDFQRPVGKTVPLSRLRTIGHKLEVQPLPPSLRHFIDWVAAYTLTPPGLVLAMAMRVHLGDTPKPALGWVRTQKPEEKIRITPSRRAVLDAASHIPMTTSDLAEASSTSSAVVRGLATAGLLEQVVISASSPFHPPNPDYGTPRLSEEQEEVSKKLTNLVEAHHFDVLLLEGVTGSGKTEVYFEAIAACLRQQKQVLVLLPEIALSTQWTDRFARRFGVEPAIWHSDLGAKRRRETWHAVAKGEAQVVVGARSALFLPFETLGLIIVDEEHESAFKQEEGVMYHGRDMAIVRGRLVNAPVILVSATPSLETLANVESGRYQHELLTSRHGGATMPSVSLVDMKENSPERGFFLSPKLCTAIDETLANGEQAMLFLNRRGYAPLTLCRACGYRAQCPNCSAWLVEHRARGVLTCHHCGHIERIPKECPQCHAENSLVPIGPGIERITEEAKQRFLDAKILVMSSDTLASPSATAEAIRQIADEEVNLIIGTQIVAKGWHFPKLTLVGVVDADLGLGGGDLRAAERTVQLLHQVAGRAGRAAHAGQVYLQSYVGEHPVMKALIANDFQSFMEQEAAQRRPSFWPPYGRLAALIISAATAEAADALAKEIALYAPEREGVQILGPAPAPLAVLRGRHRRRLLLRTMRGIAVQPILRDWLKDIKVKGTTKIEIDIDPISFL, encoded by the coding sequence ATGACGACTCATACTCTAACCAATCCGAAAGATAATGGGAAATCTTCTTCAGGGCATCGGGTTTCTGTCCTTGTTCCTCTGCCATTTCCGGGACCACTTGATTATTTATCACATGAAGCATTATCGCCCGGAGAACTTGTTGCTGTCCCTTTGGGTAAAAGAGAAGTGGTGGGATGTGTGTGGGAGGCGACGACACACCTTCCACCAGACTTTCAGCGCCCTGTCGGAAAAACTGTCCCTTTATCTCGTTTGCGAACGATAGGGCACAAGTTAGAGGTGCAGCCTTTACCGCCAAGTTTACGGCATTTTATTGATTGGGTAGCCGCTTATACGTTAACCCCGCCGGGCTTGGTTTTGGCCATGGCGATGCGTGTGCATCTTGGGGATACACCCAAACCTGCTTTGGGCTGGGTGAGGACGCAAAAACCGGAAGAAAAAATACGGATTACACCTTCTAGGCGTGCGGTATTGGATGCTGCTTCTCATATTCCAATGACCACATCGGACTTAGCTGAAGCGAGTAGTACAAGCTCTGCTGTTGTTCGGGGCTTAGCGACGGCTGGTTTGTTAGAACAGGTTGTAATATCAGCCTCATCGCCGTTTCATCCTCCAAACCCTGATTATGGGACGCCACGTCTTTCAGAAGAACAAGAAGAAGTTTCTAAAAAACTAACCAATTTAGTGGAAGCGCATCATTTTGATGTATTGCTTTTGGAAGGGGTAACGGGCTCTGGAAAAACAGAGGTCTATTTTGAAGCGATAGCAGCCTGTTTGCGTCAACAGAAGCAAGTGTTGGTTTTGTTGCCAGAAATAGCACTTTCCACTCAATGGACGGATCGATTTGCGCGTCGTTTTGGAGTGGAGCCCGCAATATGGCATTCTGATTTGGGAGCAAAGCGCCGCCGCGAAACATGGCATGCCGTGGCTAAAGGAGAGGCTCAGGTGGTGGTAGGGGCGCGTTCAGCTCTCTTTTTACCTTTTGAAACGCTTGGTTTAATTATTGTTGATGAAGAGCATGAGAGCGCCTTTAAGCAGGAAGAAGGCGTGATGTATCATGGCCGTGATATGGCTATTGTACGGGGGAGATTGGTTAACGCTCCGGTTATTCTTGTTTCAGCAACCCCCTCTCTTGAGACGCTGGCCAATGTTGAGAGTGGTCGATACCAGCATGAGCTGTTAACAAGCCGGCACGGGGGCGCAACAATGCCGTCCGTTTCCTTGGTGGATATGAAAGAGAATTCGCCGGAGAGAGGTTTTTTCCTTTCTCCAAAGTTATGTACAGCGATTGATGAAACCTTGGCGAATGGTGAGCAGGCGATGCTTTTCCTGAATAGGAGAGGTTATGCTCCGCTCACTCTTTGTCGTGCGTGTGGTTATAGAGCCCAGTGTCCGAATTGTTCTGCTTGGCTTGTGGAACATAGGGCTAGAGGTGTTTTAACATGCCACCATTGTGGGCATATTGAACGTATTCCCAAAGAATGCCCTCAGTGCCATGCGGAAAATTCATTGGTGCCAATTGGACCTGGGATTGAGCGCATTACAGAAGAGGCAAAACAGCGTTTTCTGGATGCAAAAATTTTAGTGATGTCTTCTGATACGTTGGCTTCTCCTTCTGCGACAGCCGAGGCCATAAGGCAGATAGCAGATGAGGAGGTAAACCTGATTATTGGAACGCAGATTGTTGCAAAAGGATGGCATTTCCCCAAACTCACATTGGTTGGTGTTGTAGATGCTGATTTGGGACTGGGAGGGGGAGATTTAAGAGCGGCGGAGAGGACTGTGCAGCTTCTTCATCAAGTGGCTGGCCGTGCGGGAAGAGCCGCCCACGCCGGGCAAGTATATTTGCAGAGTTATGTGGGTGAGCACCCTGTTATGAAAGCCTTGATCGCGAATGATTTCCAATCTTTTATGGAGCAGGAAGCAGCACAGAGACGACCTTCATTTTGGCCTCCATATGGACGGCTGGCAGCGCTTATCATTAGTGCTGCTACGGCAGAGGCCGCAGATGCATTGGCAAAAGAAATAGCGCTCTATGCGCCTGAGCGTGAAGGGGTTCAGATCCTCGGCCCTGCTCCAGCGCCTTTGGCGGTATTACGAGGCCGTCATCGCAGGCGTTTGTTATTACGAACAATGCGCGGAATTGCCGTTCAACCTATTTTGAGGGATTGGTTGAAAGATATAAAAGTAAAAGGGACAACTAAAATCGAAATAGATATTGATCCAATTTCTTTCTTATAG